TAGATCAAGGCACAACGAGTTCACGAGCTATTTTATTTGATAAAGAAGGTAAGATCGTCGACATTGCGCAACGAGAATTTAAACAAATTTTTCCTAAACCAGGGTGGGTCGAACATAACGCTAATGAAATTTGGTCATCTATTTTAGGTGTTATGGCTGAAGTTTTAAACAATCGGAATGTATCGCCTAAAGATATAGCCTCCATAGGGATTACTAACCAAAGGGAAACGACCGTTATATGGGAGAAAGACACTGGGAAACCGATCTATAACGCTCTTGTTTGGCAGTCGCGGCAAACAGATAGCATTTGTGAAGAACTAAAAAGTAATGGTTATAGTGACTTATTTCGTGAAAAAACAGGACTACTTATAGATGCTTACTTTTCAGGAACGAAAGTGAAGTGGTTATTAGATAACGTTGAAGGGGCAAGGGAAAAAGCTAACGAAGGGAAACTATTATTCGGTACGATTGATACATGGCTCATCTGGAAGTTATCAGGAGGGAAAGCTCATGTAACGGATTACACGAATGCTTCCAGAACGCTCATGTATAACATTCATGAGTTAAAATGGGATGAAGAGCTGTTGGAAATCCTTGATATTCCTTCAAACATCCTCCCAGAAGTTAGACCATCGTCTGAAGAGTATGCAAAAACGGTCAACTATCATTTCTTCGGCGAAGAGGTTCCAATCGCTGGTGCTGCCGGAGACCAACAGGCTGCTTTATTTGGGCAAGCGTGTTTTGAAAAAGGAATGGCGAAAAATACTTATGGCACAGGTTGCTTTATGTTAATGACAACTGGAGAAGAAGCAGTTAAATCAGATCACGGTTTACTCACAACGATCGCTTGGGGATTGGATGGCAAGGTTGAATATGCACTAGAAGGGAGTATTTTCGTAGCTGGATCAGCTATTCAATGGCTCAGAGATGGCCTGCGTATGTTAAGGTCGGCGGCAGAAACAGAGCAATATGCCTCAAGAGTATCTTCAACCGATGGCGTTTACATGGTGCCTGCTTTTGTTGGACTAGGAACGCCGTATTGGGATAGTGAGGTACGGGGGGCCATGTTTGGTTTAACTCGAGGGACAGAAAAAGAACATTTCATTAGAGCCACATTAGAATCCCTTGCGTATCAAACAAGAGATGTTTTGGAAGCCATGGTCGCAGATTCAGGTATCGATGTGAAGACATTAAGAGTGGATGGTGGGGCAGTAGCCAATAATTTCTTAATGCAATTCCAGAGCGATATACTCAATGTCCCGGTTGACCGCCCAGAAGTACAGGAAACGACTGCATTAGGTGCCGCATATTTAGCTGGCTTGGCTGTAGATTTTTGGAAAGACAAAGAGGAAATTTCTAAACAGTGGGCTATTGATCGGACATTTGATCCAGAAATGTCTCAGGAAGATCGCGAGGATCTGTATGCAGGATGGAAAACAGCCATCAATGCTACCATGACTTTTAAGAAATAGATATAATGTGGTCTCGATGAATACAACCAATGATGATATATGTTATAATGGTCATAAGTTAATCGTAAAGGTCCGGAGATAAGGAGAGACCACAGCACTTGAACATGTAAGGCGTGTTCAAGTTGTTGTGGTCTTTTTGTCTATTTTGGCCACTGAAGTTTGAAAGGATGATGTGTGATGGTGAAACCTTTTTCTGCCGTACAAAGAGAGACTTATTTACAACAAATGAATGGTGATTCTGAACTAGATATTTTAGTGATTGGCGGAGGAATTACAGGTGCAGGTATTGCACTTGATGCAACGACAAGGGGATTATCAATAGGGTTAGTTGACATGCAAGATTTTGCAGCTGGTACTTCCAGCCGCTCTACTAAACTTGTTCATGGGGGTTTAAGATATTTAAAACAGTTAGATTTTAAAATTGTAGCAGAGGTTGGGAAAGAACGGGCGATCGTTTATGAAAATGCCCCCCATGTGACGAATCCTGAATGGATGCTCCTTCCGATTATTAAAGGAGGTACCTATGGTAGATTAGCCTCTTCTGTCGGCTTAAAAGTTTACGATTTTCTAGCGGGTGTCAAACGAAAAGAACGCCGAAATATGCTTAATAAGCAGGAAACAATTGAAAAAGAACCTTTATTGAAGAGAGATACCTTAAAAGGTAGCGGTATTTATGTGGAGTATAAGACGGATGATGCCCGTCTTACACTCGAAATATTAAAAGAAGCTGTTCATCGAGGAACGACGGCAGTTAACTATGC
The Salipaludibacillus sp. LMS25 DNA segment above includes these coding regions:
- the glpK gene encoding glycerol kinase GlpK, with product MEKKYVLALDQGTTSSRAILFDKEGKIVDIAQREFKQIFPKPGWVEHNANEIWSSILGVMAEVLNNRNVSPKDIASIGITNQRETTVIWEKDTGKPIYNALVWQSRQTDSICEELKSNGYSDLFREKTGLLIDAYFSGTKVKWLLDNVEGAREKANEGKLLFGTIDTWLIWKLSGGKAHVTDYTNASRTLMYNIHELKWDEELLEILDIPSNILPEVRPSSEEYAKTVNYHFFGEEVPIAGAAGDQQAALFGQACFEKGMAKNTYGTGCFMLMTTGEEAVKSDHGLLTTIAWGLDGKVEYALEGSIFVAGSAIQWLRDGLRMLRSAAETEQYASRVSSTDGVYMVPAFVGLGTPYWDSEVRGAMFGLTRGTEKEHFIRATLESLAYQTRDVLEAMVADSGIDVKTLRVDGGAVANNFLMQFQSDILNVPVDRPEVQETTALGAAYLAGLAVDFWKDKEEISKQWAIDRTFDPEMSQEDREDLYAGWKTAINATMTFKK